The following is a genomic window from Calliphora vicina chromosome 5, idCalVici1.1, whole genome shotgun sequence.
AGTCTAaagccataattttttttaacaaatattataagtATTTTAATACTGTCAGGATTCAGTAttgaacataaattttacattgattgtattttacattaaacattttcacattttcatttaagattttttttaactaatttgttATCGGCTGTAATAGCTAATAATCAtagtattattataaatttcattaaattgtgTTATATTAATaagttgtttaattattttttaagaatatgtaacataaaattaagtgtcgTATTGTATTTGTAGTAGATAATTTtgcaaaaccaaaaaattaaaataaaataaaactataatttgaatataatataataaaagaaaagaaataattgatttatttagttggatttttatttatttgtttattaataaaaatatagaaacaagcaaaaataataataataatataatatatttaataataataataaagatatacaattataataataaatcactaaactaaataacatttatacagttaaacaaaattataataataataataataattatgataTTTATCAAGTGTGTGGGtgtatgtttaaattttcaatttcattttatatatccatatataaatatatataaatatctgtataaatatgtatatataataattatatgcattcattaatatttatttaaattcaattgcaatttaaaatgacatttaattaattcaattacgtattaattaatttacaGTTTTAAACAAGTTAATacgtttttaatgaatttttgaatatttgtttatttaatttaattaaattccaatacacagtttatattttgtttgtttttttctattattataaataattaaattccatttaaatttttctttaggcTTTCATTAATagataaataatatttcaactactgctgcattttattttgttttgagagaggaAGTTGCatgttgttttataaaatatatataaaaacaaattaatatactaataataataaaacattttttaatttttatttatttttgatttttatttacatatttttctttttaaattatttaataacaaataatgcacatattttaaaagaatttatttagaaaattttgttaacagtGAGtgttagaaaaacatattttgcttttaaatagAGTTTGGAAGATATCATCCTTACACATTTATTTGGATAAGCATTGCTATTCAAATGTTTTTCAGCTTGAAACGATGtattacttttgtttaaaactattaaaactcCCCATAACCCCCGCCTAGACTGGCAATAAATTCATTAACATATATTGCAGCAAATGGCAAAATGATGTTATCTCCAGTGAAGACGCATCTTTATAGTACCTGGCATTAATTGCGGCAACAGTTTTTCGTTGGCAATTATTGCGAACATAAAATGCCAAATTTGGTTGTCAGATTGTGTTTGACAAAGGAAACAAAAAAGACGTCAATCTTTTTTGTTTCCTAATCAAAATCATTAAgagcctgattcagaaacacggacagataatttattttaaaaattgaaaataactgagttttcatataatttttgaatgtttttttatacaaaaattttaaaattattttccacTCGTGTTTCTGAATGAAGAATTCGCTTTAATTCAAATCTGtaatattgaattaattcaacaatgaaaGAATTAAAATCAAAGTGTTCGAATGaagttaaataattaatttttttgagaatgattttaaatgatttactgatatctttaattgtgaattaagattttagagtGATGATCTCAATTTGAattcattattaaaaagtaaagaatataACAAACTTTTACAGACAGaacttcaaattaattaattaaatttgagcttaattcactaaaatcttaatttggaattaataaatgtCAGCCAttaattccataaatccattcccaacatCTAATTCATAAGCTTCATTTAAAGACttttaattaaatagaattcattcatcattaaattaattcataacagaattcattcatcatttgaacaattgaatttttgttaattcaaatctaatacaaaattgaactaaaatatttgttctttcaatttgtttgtgttttgctTTTAATGATTTACAAAGAGAATTACAAAACATTGACTTAAAATTTGATCTATTCAACACATTTTATTAATCAATTttataatggatttgaattgaatgattcaataaagaattaactctataaagaatgaattcttaaaGGAATGAAGACAATATGTTTGGAGTACAAAagaattaatttgattttaaaaatttaattaagaattaattctttgttTACAGTGCAGTTACAATTCATTCCAAAAATCTTTCTAAATTCGTATCAATTAggctaaataaacaataaaaagtgtttaaaaatatcagccgaaactgtttttaaattaaaactggaaGGATTTCACTTTAATCTATTAAATTTTAGAATATATATGACCTAATTTATGTCTATTTTACTGGTAAATACATCCTAATAAGCACTAAAACAGATAATAGGGCTGATTATGTTTtacacttgaaaaatatttgaaaaaattattatttttaaacaataaacatgTGGCATGAATTTATGTTGTCTTTTCACTGGATAATgctattgatataaagtgtaatacagctataattcaattgcttgacactGAACTCAAAGCTTGAATAACAATTGTTTTCGACTTGAATACCAGTGAAATGCTTACAGggatatgtttaattttattattataatttattgggcattttactttttttgtaaaaataatttaaaatatcttcCACAAAAACGTAGTCTATTCAGTTGCAGTGGTTCTACCTCATTCAGACCATTATATGTTTAAATACTCGCTTAAAAATATGATCTCCAAAGACACGCTAATGGAAAAATCACTTGAAGTTcagcaaattatttaaaaaaaatctttgaaataaaaagtaaGGATAATTTGCTGTTTCTCTGATGTCAACAGTTTTCTTTCAAATTCTTTATATAAGATACCGTTAAAGATCGAGGGACTCCCAAACGATATTGGTTCTTAAACACAACATTGTTTGCTATAAAAACTGTAAAACTTTCCGGAACCTACATaaatgtagctttctaaaaattatatatttttttataaattgaaatagAAAGAAGGGTAGTCTATTTTTTCCCTGatccaaaatatttatatatgtaaaagATCGATGAACCCACAAAGGATTTTTTGTTCCAGATTTCCCTTAGTCGGACCTCTTATTGAATATTACCCATCAGTTTTCTATATTGATTAGTTTCAGCTTCTTGACACTCACTGTTTCCGCTTTCCAAAATTCATTTCCATaattcacaatatatttcttaGCTAACTTATTTGTTTCTAGGTACAtacattattaattattgtttttttttcttcatatatataaatagtaattgtttttgttataaaagtgTAGCGTTTAAAGCATTTTGTTTTACATGTTCATTtaggtttttaaataattcttaaaatatataatttcgaTTCAAAGAAGGACAGAGAGGAAATTAggcttttgtttaaataatataacaattcttttattttatgttttttttttttttgatcacatTAAATCTGCATTACTTTCTTAATGGATCCAAACTTTCCAAAGTGAAATCATCTACGGATATTTTACTaacttgtttttgaaaaatactggTACCATTTGTTGAAGGAGTCGTATCAAATGGATCGGAGCCAAACAGATCGGCCATATTGCCATTGGTAAcgatgctgttgttgttgttgttagtgaTGGCAGCTGTGGGTGTAGTCACTGAGGTGCTACGACGTGAAGCTGACATTTTTGGTGGTGGAGCCactgaaatttggaaaaaaaaaataattaaaagtttcagttctatacaaaaaaaaaaaaaaattaaaaacataattttgggACGCtgatcaaaatatgttaaacatTTCAAACTCGTACGGTCAGTTTTAgagatatttttacttttaggTATTCACTAAAAACCCTATTTTTTTAGCAGTGGAATTTGACtgaaagttttttaaaactatttatgaaTTCAAATTCCAAATACGGAAGTTAAGctcttaattttctttttaatgttAAATCTGAAACATTTCAGTCTTAGTACAGGAGCGGATCCAGCTAAAGTTTTCTCCTAAATTAGCAACTACTATGTACATAACTTTAAGTATGGATTTTCGAACCATGCCCATTCTGAATTTAATGATGTCTacattcgaaaatgtcgaattttgtaccaacaaagcgtcatatgcgggaagtttcgctttacttctttaatttaaaaaaaacctgccgctgaagcacaccgattgctaaACAAAGCAATCGTTTTCAACGTGTGAGTGATGGTTTGTGCGatttagaagtggtgattttgacacggaaaacaaagatTGCCCAGcctagccaaaaaagtttgaagatcaagaattggaggcattactccatgaagattgttgtaaaactaaaCAAGAGCATGcacaatcattgggagctaatcaatcagcaatttcaaatcgGATTCCAGCCGAGagaacttgaaagacgattttgcatgtccgaaattatgcttgaacgctataaaagaatgaatccattacaataatctgaagcgtaagagatcatatgtgaagcccggccaaccagccgaatcgacaccgaTGCCAAATATCCgtgacgctaaggtaattatctgtatttgatgggagcaaaagggtcctatctattatgagctactgaaatctgaccagaccatcacagggaacctgtaccgaacgcaaatgattcgtttgaagcgtcCGAAAAACAGTAATATgccatcatgacaacgttcggtctcattatgcaatacctgttaaaaacctgtttagaataaagtggttgggaagttttgcttagcccgctttttttaaagtaaaatttattttacgttATTTTCTGTTCAACAGCTGTGTCTAATCCGTGCTCATATATACCTGCGAGATGTGGAACGAGCTGCCACGTGACATAAATGCTGTGCAGGCATTGAGATGAGTCTTCGGATATTCTggtcaacaacaacaatatcaaaCGCAAATCTATGGATCAAAACAAATCAACGGCCAATAAAGATTGCAATACTCAATCAAAAATGGCGATGGATTGGTCATACTTTGCCCAGGGCCACAGAAGACAAAGCAAAAACCACCATTGACTGGACAACCATGGGTAACACGCGAAGAGGCGGTCCATGAATGCGAGATAACGCAAAGTGGTCTTAGTTGGAGAGAAATCAAGCATAAATCGTCTAACAGAACTGAATGGAATAAGTTTGTTCCTTATAGGATCCACAagacataataataataatcaaggcaaggattttcatgcactaaaaaattaaaaatatgcgctTATAATATGCACTATAAAGAGAGAAATCATatgcactggttcctctaaagagcgtcaactcaaaatttttcaatttccacTTTATGCAAGAAATCGATGTGctctactctttcgccaaaaaatacagttatatccgtacagttgtttcattgtaatgtattgaaaaaataactATAGGACTATAAACATACATTAACTTCCgtagattttaaatacatacgtaaatagtttttaaaactttCAGTTAAATTCCACTTTCTTGAGATAAAACTGCTAAAAAAACGGATTATTAGTGAAAACCTATAAGTGGAAATATAcggtttaaatacaatttttaagatatttgtgaTTAGcataattatacaaaaataatgatTATCCCGAGGAGGCCTTTTTGGCTGACGAATAGTGgtttcataaaaatttgtttttttatctttaatctaagAATTACTTACACAAAGGTGGCGTTATGGTCAATTCACTAAAACTGTTATTTGAATTATTGCTAATGATGCTGGTATTGTTGTTAttgagaaatttattatcattgtTATTGTAGAACAACTGTTGGCCAAATGATTTTGAGGGCTCAAAGCCAAACAAATCATTGGTCATAGTTTTGCCACCACTGCCTGTGCTATTGCCATCCGTATTGGACTCTTCGGCTCGTGGATCAAAATCACTATCAGAATCCGAATTCAATAGTAGTTCATCCATTTTCTGATTGTTGTTCATGGTTTTCGAGAGTAATTGTGTTGACATTGAGTTGCGCGGTGGTACAGCGGGTAAGAAAGAAGTCGATGATGCTGACGATGTGGTGGACATTTTCGAAGATGTATTACAGGAGTTTGTATCGATTAACAAAGCTCTGTCATTGTTGTCGCTAAGACCATTAGTACCATTAGTTAGGACAGACGATGAATTAGTCGAATCTGCCGATGTTGAATTGTATGTTGTAGGCATATTTACCTCTACAATATCTTTAATGCCTTCGCGGAATAAATATGTATCCATTTCATTCTTGGGAATTTTTAAAGTCAACTCACGCAGgcgatttttataaattgtaatgATTTTCTCTAAGTCTGTGATTTGCTGTTGGGCTTTGCTTAATTCCGATTTTTCAGCAGTATTAATGTATTTTCTAGAAATagaaatataatgaaattaattaaacaaatatacaaaacGAGAAATAGTAGTTACCTAAAAGCCAATTCAAAGGCTTGACCTATGGTCAGGGTAATATCGGAAGCCAATTTGttggaaatgaaaacaaaacattcaTGTGTTTCTTCCGTTGAGGACTGTGTAGAGCCATCCGGGCTGCTGCCTCGACCATTGGTCATATTTTCGCTATTCGTCTTGACAGTTTTGGCAATAAAActgaaatactttttaacaccCTTATCATCAGCACAATAGGAGATATTGTGCAGGGGGAATTGATGTAGGATTTTCTGAGTTCTAGGCTCCTGCACAGCCACTCCATCCACACTGATAGTGATTtcgacttttttgaatttctctTGAGTTCCCGTTTCGGCCTTTTTCATTTGCTGGGCAAATTGAAGTTTACGTATGGTATCCTTAACAACTTCAATACCCTTGGGCTGATCCACTGGTAGACTGCCAGAGAACTATAATAAATAGAAGAGattttgtgtataaatatataaagacaTCTCATTTATAAATTGATTCCAGGGATTTTACCTTGACTAGATAGACTACATGACCATTCATTAAGGCTTCTGGTGTATGCAACCAGTTGCGTTTGCCGCCCTTGGTTTCCTCCTTGGTGGCGGTGCCATTTTTATTCTCTGTATTCTCACTGTTATCGGTTTTAGTATTATTGTTCTGTTTGTTCCAAAACTTGAGCTGTGACATGATGTTTGTTTTGAGACGATCAACTCAATAccacaaatttgttattttgtttttttttcttcaagaaatctgtaaaaaaattcgagaaTTAGCTAAAATTAATACGAAAACGAATATtaattatatgtttataaaaaaatagtaattaaTGTTTTAATGAACCGCAGCTAAATTTATTTCactcaattaattttaatacttgtatctttttatagttaaacgcattttttttgttgcaaaatcaAGTTTCCTTCCTAAGAATtgcaaagcaaaaaaaacataaaaagcttttaatattcgtcataaaaaagtaatatttttttaaaagcatttGCTGCTAAATTTCTACAGTGGAACCTTACTTTACTTAACAATTGTAAATGGGAAACATTTCGATTacatagaaaaaagtttcaacataaaactacagttttaaaaaaatctttactctgataaatcataaaaatagaatgatttagtgtaaacaacaaaatatttagtttgcttcgaaaatgtcgaattttaagccaacaaaaatttgctttacttctttaatttgaaaaaaagtgtctGAAGCAgaacgattgctcaccaaagcttatggtgaatgtgttcctacggtttcaacatgcgagagatggtttgtgaggtTCAGAAGTGATAAAAAAAAGTCCAGGACAGCAAAAAAACGtgccaagaattgaaggcactACTCATTAAGATTGTTGGAAAACTCAACAAGATTGGGAGCTAcgcaatcagcaatttcaaaacgtttgtgagcagcaggattcatccgaaAGCAGGAAAACTTGGTAACAAACGAGTTGAAGCCGAGAAACCTTTTTATATGCCCGAAatacgctataaaagaaaataatttatgcaccgaatcattacttgcaatgataaatggatctattacgataacccgaagcgtaagagatcgtatttgaCCGgcgaaccagccgaatcgaaaccaaagccaaatatctatgacGCTAatgtaattatctgtatttggtgggagcaaaagggtcctatctatcatgagctgctgaaatctggccagaccatcacagataacctgtaccgaacagaactgattcgtttgaagcgaatatGCGATTTAGACTAAATGGCCGAATATTTCTATTCGGTTATTTAGATCGTAATTCTGtgtcaactgattttctgtGGATATGAATATaaacgaatcattcgattggcaacaaatcacaataatattttttatctgTGCAGAGATAATTGGTAACAATTCAAAACGAATCTGAAAActgtaactttaagaagaaaacttataaagaaattcccgaaatttCCTGACCTCGGGAAATTTCTCTCGATTAGAAACCTAATTCAATGATTAAAACTAGTTCGGAAGATAAAAGGTTTAAAGtatagaaatatacatagagcggaaactctcctgtcaaagacctaactcagttgtcaaaaaccatgtgaaaacaaaaaaacaacgtatgtgtgattattttcaataaaattttgttttgagtttatttctagtttccgctcttgtTGATTCTTTATGGTTTAAACTATTGAAGCCCTATTGAGGTAGATCGAAAATtagcaatattttataattgtttaatattttttaattttcgtttcATAAAACCAAAAAGAAGTATTAGTTATTGCTAATTTCAAGTatggaataattaaaaaaaaaacatttttaataaattattaagttaagacaataaaatcatttattttgtgATCTAGCAATAATGACTGGAATATATTCTACaagatttaaataattaataaaacaaagaaacaaaacctttagaaatttgcacaaattttgattaattatttaaaatgttgcttGATTACCGGCAATTGGAAAATTCACAATACAAACTTAACTGCTTAGTTAATAACGTGATAATTCTAGGCGCTGCTTAAGTGCAGTCTATTGTCAACGAAACTGTCATTTAATGACGTTGacgttgttgatgatgatgaccctgttttattaatttatactggtaaattttgtataaataatattaaaaaaacaaactaactaAATAACTAATGAACAGAATCATCTAGTCAATTCatttagttttatgtttttttataaatttgtttatattaaaaaagattaaataaattataaggaAGCGtgataattgaaaattttttaaaattttttactcgtATTTAAGTAGTTGTCTGTAATCGTatgtaaaataatgaaaatacaaCAGACTCAAAACacttactgactgactgagttatttatttattattattatttttaatttaaattttgttgttgtcatttttttatagtttttttttttttattttgtagttagTGTATATgcacaattattttaatttgttaattatgGTAGTTGTTAACTACGTGCATagatttcattataaaattaattaaaataataaaaaaaaatattcccagtCTGCCACTTGACGAAACTTTCCCacaaatttatgtaattatACAAGTGGCAAAAAGTATCcggcaacaataaaaacaacattgtATTGTCGTcgttctcaaaatatttaatttccttttttgcacgatcaaaaaagaaaacaaattccaAAGTTATTTCAGACCATATGACCCTAACCAATACCTCACATATTGAAAAACAATTCGTCTCACTTTTTTTAAGGATGACACACAGGGACAAAAATCCTGAGTATAGGAGTTCTCCTCCTCAAAACCCTTTAAATTAAAGGGTTTTAAATTAAAGGGTTTTGTGGTATTAAAGTTTAATACCAGAAGAAGTCTTATACAAAGCGAACATCTATCGTGGAATTtattcaataaatcaaatacCATAATGGAGAATACCTTAAGACCATAGATTGTAATTAGTCATGGTCCCCAAAGAAAACATAATTTAGTGAACACGACATTCGATATTTACCAGACTTTAAACCCCTGTGgagccaaaatccaactttaggAATTCAGATTCCTAATTTCCACGGACTTTTTCCTTTCCCGGGTAGTAATAACAAAATAGTTTCCCGAATAGATGACagctagataggtaactgaaaGCCAAACTCATAGAGAAAtctacatagagcggaaactagaaaaaaaaaacacaaaaaacacacatacgagtgttgtttttgttttcacatagtctTAGTTAGATCATTGACAAGAGAGTTTCCGATATATGTGTTATTTTTCTAAGGTAAGTCTGTTGTCAATAACCTAATTTGTGTGGCATTTGACCTCTTAGTTTTCATcgttataatataaataaaggatatggttttattaaaagatttcaAAATGCCGACTAAGATAATCGGATTTGCTCCGCAAAAGGACGAGATCTTCATGTGCAAAAGTTCTGAGGCGTAAAAGCTTTTGGTCATTCGTTCAAACAATAAAGAATAATGCTAGTTCCTCAATTCCTACTCATTTAAGGGATGGCTGAGTTTTTTGCAAATAGTTCGAACCTTCCGGAAACAATCAACCACTACCCGAGCTCGAAAGAGTATCAGTTACTATGCCGAATATATTCTTTCGCGCCCGCGCAGTTAAAAATGTTCTAACGGATCTCAACATAAACAAGTCTACTGGgcctgatggtataccagcactggtcttgaagcagtgttcttcgacgATATGtaggaaggttgctaatgtaacgccaattcctaaaaatggaGAGGCTAACAATCCTGAAAATTATAGCCCAATAGCAATTCGTTCTTCacattccaaagttatggagagtatggttaactaccatcttgtgaaatatttagagtccaaaaATCTAGTCAGCGACCAGCaggcagtatggctttcgtagaggacgctttactagagacttgctagccttcctatcggaaaatgGTGTCATCAAAAATCATTGCTTAtgtcggtaataacttctctcgatttatatcgagctacCTCAGAGATCACATAActttctaaacgaccttctacgtaaaacttccaaccctacctattcttttgcagatgacagcaacatttgccattcatattcattcaattgTAGACCAGGCCTGTCGgcgattggggcaatgaggcaaaacatgcaTATTTCTCttaatctctgaatggggttgtacGAACAGAGTCGACTTTaatgcacgcaagactcaatgttgtatgtaaaCACACAAGCGCACATCAGATCAAGTTGCTTCATCTGTTTTTAtcggtggtgtaaatattaaagaatcagaagctcttgatgttctaggcatgagaattcagtgcgatgtccaatggacaaaacacatttgtcgaaggaagcattcaagtgccttggtttccttaaacggtgtaggaaatacttcactccatctcatctccttactatttacaccacttatttCCGACCGAAAATGAAATACAACTCTCGTGTATGAGCCGGTGCTTGGAAGTTACTCGACCGCTTACAGGTTTGCAGAAATTAGGGAATTCGTTCAAGAAACCCATAGTTTTTTACGCAATacacgttcttcggcaagggctcatCCATTCGTAATAGACTGGACAGTGgttcgcacaacacattacaaggaaaattcaatatttagccGTACAGTACGTATTTGTAATAAGATTCctgctgaagtctttcctgtcactttcaatctaggaaaatttaaatcaaatgtccacaaatacTACTCCATCTATCCTCCACTGTTttctattttcctagttccaacgcAATGCATTACATAAGTAGGGGTCATTCCCTGAATGCTGGTCCAAGCTAAGAAAAGAGCTATATCTCTCGAaatggctgtcatttattcagtttgttttgctaaATCAACATGTATACGagcgttcaacaacacgtgcaaatgatGAAATTGTTTTAGCAATATGGATGTTTTGTTCTGGAAACGTTCCGCGCGCTTcacccatttctggatgaaggGGTACGTCTACAAACAACATTTTCgtatttgggacgataccagtCCACGTGAGATCCAAGATCGTctaatgcatcccgaaaaaatctctgtttggtgtggattttgggctggccaGGTCATCACCCTAAATGGCGAGCGCTGATTATCAACTTCATTTGGCATGAATTGGAGGATATGGACATCAACGACATGTGGCTTTAACAGGACGGCGCTAGATGTCACACAGATCatggacattctgcacgagcgatgaaggggatgtgaactggccaccgataTTGTGCGATTTGACTTCGTTATTATtgttcttgtggggttttcttaagtcgctgATATATGCGAATAAAccacaaaccacagcggccctcaaagccaacataactcATGCCAACGGTCAAATTCAGTCTGAATTATGAGCCAGAGTCTTTGAAAATTGTCTACTCGAATGATTCATTCTTAATGACCGAAATTTTCTGATTACTTGTTGctaataccaaaaaaatagtACCGAATATtccaattttgaatatttagaaAGAAATTTCCCGATAGAAagaaatttcccgggaaattttctCACATAGGAATCCCACAAGGGATAGATACTTTTGAAACTGATTACAGACCTcaatggacattatgacattgAATATGGTTAAATGATACTTATGGAAACgttatttacaacaaaatatCCAACAAGCTAATTCCTATTAAAGTTAAACCTTGGATTGGATTggatttttgatttcaaaaagtattcaaatatgccaaaaatatGTGATATTTAAATGAATATGTATGACAGGTATACCAAATGTTCGTATCTTTATTATTCGAATGTAAATTTCGATGTAAATCATTGAACcaatatttattgatattttcatTCATATTCAAAATGAAACCgacattaaatttttcatttattttgcaCTTATTAATAACAATCTTAAAGCAAACACAATTAAGAAATCGTTGaaggaaataataataaaaaaacctaaaattaatatcaaaatcaaaaactcttAATGCATTCGCATTATTTGTGAGCTAAATACCAAGACAAACCATAACAATTTCCGGTTAATGCCAGCAAAAGCTATCACACATTTgcttttttaaagaataattatttttctttaagtgCTAAGAGCATTTGTGTTAAGAGGAAgtagataaataataataaatatttaaaaataattaatcataatgaaacaagtaagaaattaatGTTGGTCAAGCTAGATTATATCATACATACCCTACATTTATTGTGATTATATGTTGGACTTAGGGTCAATTGTCTGTAACATCACATTAAGTGAGGATGTGTAAAATGTGATTAAAGTGAATAAGACTaacatttcatatttaaaaattatcattaattgCTATTAAAATATTGCCTCTTGTCTAATATCAATAAGATTTAACCCGTGGACCGATCCTATTACAACATAAGATTTGCCAAGTCCATTCTACAAGATACTACATCGTctgaaaaaattctaatttaag
Proteins encoded in this region:
- the ced-6 gene encoding PTB domain-containing adapter protein ced-6, coding for MSQLKFWNKQNNNTKTDNSENTENKNGTATKEETKGGKRNWLHTPEALMNGHVVYLVKFSGSLPVDQPKGIEVVKDTIRKLQFAQQMKKAETGTQEKFKKVEITISVDGVAVQEPRTQKILHQFPLHNISYCADDKGVKKYFSFIAKTVKTNSENMTNGRGSSPDGSTQSSTEETHECFVFISNKLASDITLTIGQAFELAFRKYINTAEKSELSKAQQQITDLEKIITIYKNRLRELTLKIPKNEMDTYLFREGIKDIVEVNMPTTYNSTSADSTNSSSVLTNGTNGLSDNNDRALLIDTNSCNTSSKMSTTSSASSTSFLPAVPPRNSMSTQLLSKTMNNNQKMDELLLNSDSDSDFDPRAEESNTDGNSTGSGGKTMTNDLFGFEPSKSFGQQLFYNNNDNKFLNNNNTSIISNNSNNSFSELTITPPLLAPPPKMSASRRSTSVTTPTAAITNNNNNSIVTNGNMADLFGSDPFDTTPSTNGTSIFQKQVSKISVDDFTLESLDPLRK